A single Dunckerocampus dactyliophorus isolate RoL2022-P2 chromosome 2, RoL_Ddac_1.1, whole genome shotgun sequence DNA region contains:
- the rpl5a gene encoding 60S ribosomal protein L5a isoform X1 → MDVKKAAHYFLLIVCLCACLQGKRLFGRCCLLPTRNSLVLLPSPSSVILRGRYFLRWPVVEASQRVKFPPTVRKSAVESERKGCKIPVKMGFVKVVKNKAYFKRYEVKFRRRREGKTDFYARKRLVVQDKNKYNTPKYRLIVRLSNRDICCQIAYAKIEGDHIVSAAYSHELPKYGIPVGLTNYAAAYCTGLLLARRLLHKFGMDQVYEGQVEVTGDEFNVESVDGRPGAFTCYLDAGLARTTTGNKVFGALKGAVDGGLAIPHSLRRFPGYDTESKDFNAEVHRKHIMGMNVADYMSYLMEEDEEAYKRQFSRFIKNGVAPDTVEEMYKKAHAAIRANPVHEKKPKREVQKKRWNRSKLSLAQRKDRVAQKKASFLRAQEREAGDG, encoded by the exons ATGGATGTGAAGAAAGCTGCTCACTACTTCCTGCtcattgtgtgtctgtgtgcatgtcTTCAGGGCAAGAGGCTGTTTGGAAG ATGCTGCCTGTTGCCGACGCGCAACTCTCTGGTTTTGCTGCCTTCGCCATCTTCGGTCATCCT CAGGGGGCGCTACTTTCTGAGGTGGCCTGTGGTTGAAGCATCTCAACGGGTAAAGTTCCCCCCGACAGTACGGAAGAGTGCCGTTGAATCCGAGAGGAAAGGTTGCAAAATACCCGTTAAAATG GGTTTCGTCAAAGTGGTGAAGAACAAGGCTTACTTCAAGAGATATGAAGTTAAATTCAGACGAAGGAGAG AGGGCAAAACAGACTTCTATGCCCGCAAACGCTTGGTTGTACAAGACAAGAACAAGTACAACACACCCAAGTATCGTCTGATCGTTCGATTGTCCAACAGGGACATCTGCTGCCAG ATTGCCTATGCAAAAATTGAAGGCGACCACATTGTGTCTGCTGCGTACTCCCATGAGCTGCCTAAATATGGCATCCCTGTGGGTCTCACTAACTACGCTGCGGCGTACTGCACTGGGCTGCTGCTGGCCCGCAGG TTGCTGCACAAGTTTGGCATGGATCAGGTATACGAGGGGCAGGTGGAGGTGACGGGCGACGAGTTCAATGTGGAGAGCGTGGACGGTCGTCCGGGGGCCTTCACCTGTTACCTGGATGCAGGCCTGGCCAGAACCACCACGGGAAACAAAGTGTTTGGAGCGCTGAAGGGGGCAGTGGACGGAGGACTGGCCATTCCTCACAG CCTGAGACGCTTCCCCGGTTACGACACAGAGAGCAAAGATTTTAATGCCGAGGTGCATCGGAAACACATTATGGGCATGAACGTGGCCGACTACATGTCCTACCTgatggaggaggacgaggaggcgTACAAGAGGCAGTTTTCTCGCTTCATCAAGAACGGAGTTGCACCTGACACG GTAGaggaaatgtacaagaaagCACATGCCGCCATCAGAGCAAACCCTGTTCACGAAAAGAAACCTAAAAGAGAAGTCCAAAAGAAGAG GTGGAATCGCTCCAAGTTGTCTCTGGCGCAAAGGAAGGACCGCGTCGCCCAGAAAAAAGCCAGCTTCTTACGAGCGCAAGAACGGGAAGCAGGGGACGGTTAG
- the rpl5a gene encoding 60S ribosomal protein L5a isoform X3, with amino-acid sequence MDVKKAAHYFLLIVCLCACLQGKRLFGRCCLLPTRNSLVLLPSPSSVILRGRYFLRWPVVEASQRVKFPPTVRKSAVESERKGCKIPVKMIAYAKIEGDHIVSAAYSHELPKYGIPVGLTNYAAAYCTGLLLARRLLHKFGMDQVYEGQVEVTGDEFNVESVDGRPGAFTCYLDAGLARTTTGNKVFGALKGAVDGGLAIPHSLRRFPGYDTESKDFNAEVHRKHIMGMNVADYMSYLMEEDEEAYKRQFSRFIKNGVAPDTVEEMYKKAHAAIRANPVHEKKPKREVQKKRWNRSKLSLAQRKDRVAQKKASFLRAQEREAGDG; translated from the exons ATGGATGTGAAGAAAGCTGCTCACTACTTCCTGCtcattgtgtgtctgtgtgcatgtcTTCAGGGCAAGAGGCTGTTTGGAAG ATGCTGCCTGTTGCCGACGCGCAACTCTCTGGTTTTGCTGCCTTCGCCATCTTCGGTCATCCT CAGGGGGCGCTACTTTCTGAGGTGGCCTGTGGTTGAAGCATCTCAACGGGTAAAGTTCCCCCCGACAGTACGGAAGAGTGCCGTTGAATCCGAGAGGAAAGGTTGCAAAATACCCGTTAAAATG ATTGCCTATGCAAAAATTGAAGGCGACCACATTGTGTCTGCTGCGTACTCCCATGAGCTGCCTAAATATGGCATCCCTGTGGGTCTCACTAACTACGCTGCGGCGTACTGCACTGGGCTGCTGCTGGCCCGCAGG TTGCTGCACAAGTTTGGCATGGATCAGGTATACGAGGGGCAGGTGGAGGTGACGGGCGACGAGTTCAATGTGGAGAGCGTGGACGGTCGTCCGGGGGCCTTCACCTGTTACCTGGATGCAGGCCTGGCCAGAACCACCACGGGAAACAAAGTGTTTGGAGCGCTGAAGGGGGCAGTGGACGGAGGACTGGCCATTCCTCACAG CCTGAGACGCTTCCCCGGTTACGACACAGAGAGCAAAGATTTTAATGCCGAGGTGCATCGGAAACACATTATGGGCATGAACGTGGCCGACTACATGTCCTACCTgatggaggaggacgaggaggcgTACAAGAGGCAGTTTTCTCGCTTCATCAAGAACGGAGTTGCACCTGACACG GTAGaggaaatgtacaagaaagCACATGCCGCCATCAGAGCAAACCCTGTTCACGAAAAGAAACCTAAAAGAGAAGTCCAAAAGAAGAG GTGGAATCGCTCCAAGTTGTCTCTGGCGCAAAGGAAGGACCGCGTCGCCCAGAAAAAAGCCAGCTTCTTACGAGCGCAAGAACGGGAAGCAGGGGACGGTTAG
- the rpl5a gene encoding 60S ribosomal protein L5a isoform X2 — protein sequence MSSGQEAVWKMLPVADAQLSGFAAFAIFGHPLSCAFQCSRGRYFLRWPVVEASQRVKFPPTVRKSAVESERKGCKIPVKMGFVKVVKNKAYFKRYEVKFRRRREGKTDFYARKRLVVQDKNKYNTPKYRLIVRLSNRDICCQIAYAKIEGDHIVSAAYSHELPKYGIPVGLTNYAAAYCTGLLLARRLLHKFGMDQVYEGQVEVTGDEFNVESVDGRPGAFTCYLDAGLARTTTGNKVFGALKGAVDGGLAIPHSLRRFPGYDTESKDFNAEVHRKHIMGMNVADYMSYLMEEDEEAYKRQFSRFIKNGVAPDTVEEMYKKAHAAIRANPVHEKKPKREVQKKRWNRSKLSLAQRKDRVAQKKASFLRAQEREAGDG from the exons atgtcTTCAGGGCAAGAGGCTGTTTGGAAG ATGCTGCCTGTTGCCGACGCGCAACTCTCTGGTTTTGCTGCCTTCGCCATCTTCGGTCATCCT CTGTCGTGTGCCTTCCAATGCAGCAGGGGGCGCTACTTTCTGAGGTGGCCTGTGGTTGAAGCATCTCAACGGGTAAAGTTCCCCCCGACAGTACGGAAGAGTGCCGTTGAATCCGAGAGGAAAGGTTGCAAAATACCCGTTAAAATG GGTTTCGTCAAAGTGGTGAAGAACAAGGCTTACTTCAAGAGATATGAAGTTAAATTCAGACGAAGGAGAG AGGGCAAAACAGACTTCTATGCCCGCAAACGCTTGGTTGTACAAGACAAGAACAAGTACAACACACCCAAGTATCGTCTGATCGTTCGATTGTCCAACAGGGACATCTGCTGCCAG ATTGCCTATGCAAAAATTGAAGGCGACCACATTGTGTCTGCTGCGTACTCCCATGAGCTGCCTAAATATGGCATCCCTGTGGGTCTCACTAACTACGCTGCGGCGTACTGCACTGGGCTGCTGCTGGCCCGCAGG TTGCTGCACAAGTTTGGCATGGATCAGGTATACGAGGGGCAGGTGGAGGTGACGGGCGACGAGTTCAATGTGGAGAGCGTGGACGGTCGTCCGGGGGCCTTCACCTGTTACCTGGATGCAGGCCTGGCCAGAACCACCACGGGAAACAAAGTGTTTGGAGCGCTGAAGGGGGCAGTGGACGGAGGACTGGCCATTCCTCACAG CCTGAGACGCTTCCCCGGTTACGACACAGAGAGCAAAGATTTTAATGCCGAGGTGCATCGGAAACACATTATGGGCATGAACGTGGCCGACTACATGTCCTACCTgatggaggaggacgaggaggcgTACAAGAGGCAGTTTTCTCGCTTCATCAAGAACGGAGTTGCACCTGACACG GTAGaggaaatgtacaagaaagCACATGCCGCCATCAGAGCAAACCCTGTTCACGAAAAGAAACCTAAAAGAGAAGTCCAAAAGAAGAG GTGGAATCGCTCCAAGTTGTCTCTGGCGCAAAGGAAGGACCGCGTCGCCCAGAAAAAAGCCAGCTTCTTACGAGCGCAAGAACGGGAAGCAGGGGACGGTTAG